Proteins encoded by one window of Listeria cossartiae subsp. cossartiae:
- a CDS encoding F0F1 ATP synthase subunit epsilon, translating to MKLKIVSPMGQFFEGDVEGFVINTKEGQQTVLEEHIDCLSFFDYSEITILDSAATEPIFVALGYLHLVQNEANIMAQFASTDANQAERIFERLSKRKQGGRGII from the coding sequence ATGAAATTAAAAATCGTCTCGCCTATGGGGCAATTTTTTGAAGGTGATGTAGAGGGATTTGTTATCAATACAAAAGAAGGGCAGCAAACGGTATTAGAAGAACATATCGATTGCCTGAGTTTCTTTGATTATAGTGAAATTACTATTTTAGATAGTGCGGCTACTGAGCCTATCTTTGTTGCCCTCGGTTATTTACATCTAGTTCAAAATGAAGCAAATATCATGGCGCAATTTGCTTCAACAGATGCCAATCAAGCTGAACGGATTTTTGAAAGACTTAGTAAGCGAAAACAAGGAGGGCGGGGGATTATATGA
- the atpD gene encoding F0F1 ATP synthase subunit beta: MKKNTGTIISISGFVLKIEFNESELPEISHALEYETHQGTYLAEVVQHTGINTVSAIAIGEVSGLARGAEVVNLGHPIEVPVGETVQGRMLNVYGKAIDGLPEPEAKVKWPIFREQPLLRELDTNKEILYTGIKVIDLICPILKGGKTGLFGGAGVGKSVLMQELINNISMMGGNSVFTGVGERVREGIGLYKELESSGVLPQTTVVLGQMNESPGVRMRVALTGLTIAEYLRDEEKKDVLLFIDNVFRFIQAGSEVSSLQGKIPITGGYQSTLSKEVGDFQDRIASTKNGSITSIQCVFLPADDIDDPSAVATFSHLDSTIVLERSIAALGIFPAVNPLQSFSRALNPTFVGERHYQLAVQVKFILQRYMELQEIINVLGMAELSDEDKKLVHRARKIRNFLSQPFYVSEKFTGTEGIFVEIEDLLVSVERILSGEYDERSEREFLFIGSYKDLK; this comes from the coding sequence ATGAAAAAAAACACTGGGACCATTATAAGCATTAGTGGTTTTGTTTTAAAAATTGAATTTAATGAAAGCGAACTCCCTGAAATTAGCCATGCGCTCGAATATGAGACACACCAAGGAACTTATTTAGCGGAAGTCGTTCAACATACTGGTATTAATACTGTTTCAGCAATTGCGATTGGGGAAGTTAGTGGTTTGGCAAGGGGCGCAGAAGTCGTTAATCTTGGTCATCCAATTGAAGTTCCTGTTGGAGAAACGGTTCAAGGACGGATGCTGAATGTTTATGGCAAAGCGATCGATGGACTACCCGAACCAGAAGCTAAAGTTAAATGGCCAATTTTCCGTGAACAGCCTTTACTTCGAGAATTAGATACAAATAAAGAAATCCTTTATACCGGCATCAAAGTTATCGATTTGATTTGTCCGATTTTAAAAGGTGGTAAAACGGGGCTTTTCGGTGGTGCTGGAGTTGGGAAATCCGTTTTAATGCAAGAGTTGATTAACAATATCAGTATGATGGGCGGAAATTCCGTTTTTACAGGGGTTGGCGAGCGTGTCAGAGAAGGTATTGGTTTATATAAAGAATTAGAATCTAGTGGTGTATTACCGCAAACAACCGTCGTACTTGGCCAAATGAACGAGTCGCCTGGTGTCCGTATGCGTGTAGCGTTAACAGGCCTTACAATCGCAGAATATTTACGTGATGAAGAGAAAAAAGATGTTTTACTATTTATCGATAATGTCTTTCGTTTCATCCAAGCAGGTTCCGAAGTATCCTCTTTGCAAGGTAAAATTCCGATTACGGGGGGATATCAGTCAACACTTTCAAAAGAAGTGGGTGATTTTCAGGATAGAATCGCATCTACTAAGAATGGCTCGATTACGTCAATCCAATGTGTATTCTTACCGGCCGATGATATTGATGACCCATCCGCGGTTGCAACGTTCAGTCACCTAGACTCAACGATTGTATTAGAACGTTCGATTGCAGCATTAGGGATTTTCCCAGCTGTTAATCCACTTCAATCATTCTCCCGGGCTCTTAATCCAACCTTTGTTGGCGAACGTCATTACCAATTAGCTGTACAAGTGAAATTTATTTTACAACGCTATATGGAATTGCAAGAAATCATCAACGTGCTTGGTATGGCTGAGTTGAGCGACGAGGATAAAAAACTCGTTCACCGGGCACGGAAAATTCGTAACTTCCTATCACAACCATTTTATGTTTCCGAAAAATTCACTGGTACAGAAGGGATTTTTGTTGAAATTGAAGACTTACTGGTTAGTGTGGAGCGTATTCTGAGTGGCGAATATGATGAACGTTCAGAGCGAGAATTCTTGTTTATAGGATCCTACAAAGACTTGAAATAG
- a CDS encoding F0F1 ATP synthase subunit gamma: MSSIDQARKKIKALNSTYKIVHVTELATLGKLSGLREKAEAAVSYYETILKSLRWVRKTMYTSKNIQAIEEKNVTALAITSERGLCGAYNSEVFAEIDKLIETLGDQVNINWIVVGEQGHRYLTNLGQKITTYLQFSLENIDLETTTEVTADFIDQINKQEMDALYVIFTKYLNAVQSEAMCEKIYPDIPEESDAESIEVDYVLDFETDDEQVEQLLLENYLCGLLYSMFRYSVASEYCMRRIAMKQAKDNIHKQHEEAVFDARKKALQQKTGELLDIISGAQTIRKEEE; this comes from the coding sequence TTGAGTAGCATAGACCAGGCGCGAAAAAAAATTAAAGCACTGAACTCAACTTATAAAATTGTCCATGTAACGGAATTAGCAACCCTTGGAAAACTTTCAGGTCTGCGGGAAAAAGCTGAAGCGGCCGTTAGTTATTATGAAACTATCTTGAAAAGTTTGCGATGGGTTAGAAAAACGATGTATACCAGCAAAAACATACAAGCAATAGAAGAAAAAAATGTGACTGCACTTGCGATTACATCCGAACGAGGGCTTTGTGGAGCCTATAATAGTGAAGTTTTTGCTGAAATAGATAAATTGATTGAAACGCTTGGTGATCAAGTGAACATTAACTGGATTGTGGTGGGGGAACAAGGGCATCGTTATTTAACGAATCTAGGTCAGAAAATCACCACATACTTGCAGTTTTCGCTTGAAAATATTGATTTGGAAACAACGACAGAAGTGACAGCGGATTTTATTGATCAAATTAATAAACAAGAAATGGATGCACTTTATGTTATTTTCACAAAATATCTTAATGCCGTTCAATCAGAAGCGATGTGCGAAAAAATTTATCCAGATATTCCTGAAGAATCAGATGCGGAGTCAATCGAAGTTGATTATGTACTTGATTTTGAGACGGATGACGAACAAGTAGAGCAGTTGTTACTAGAAAATTATCTATGTGGGTTGCTTTACAGCATGTTCCGCTATTCGGTTGCAAGTGAGTATTGTATGCGCCGAATTGCGATGAAACAAGCGAAAGATAACATTCATAAGCAGCATGAAGAAGCCGTTTTTGATGCTAGAAAAAAAGCATTACAACAAAAAACAGGCGAATTGTTGGATATCATCAGCGGCGCACAGACAATCAGGAAGGAAGAAGAATAA